A region of Thermodesulfobacteriota bacterium DNA encodes the following proteins:
- the rimP gene encoding ribosome maturation factor RimP: protein MAGTVRDKDSGTERILAAVRALALPIVEGLGLELFDLQFRREQPGWVLRLVIDAENGISLDDCTMVSRELSDLLDVEEVIDRPFHLEVSSPGLDRPLRGERDFVRFAGRRAKVVCREPVAGQKALEGVLAGVREGALVLATGQGEVAIPLDCISRSRLVVEW, encoded by the coding sequence ATGGCCGGCACTGTCAGGGACAAGGACAGCGGCACCGAGCGGATCCTGGCCGCGGTGCGGGCGCTGGCCCTGCCCATCGTCGAAGGCCTGGGTCTCGAGCTGTTCGATCTGCAGTTCCGGCGGGAGCAGCCTGGCTGGGTGCTGCGGCTGGTCATTGATGCCGAAAACGGCATCAGTCTCGATGATTGCACGATGGTGAGCCGGGAGCTCAGCGACCTTCTGGATGTGGAGGAGGTCATCGACCGGCCCTTTCATCTGGAGGTGTCGTCGCCGGGCCTGGACCGGCCCCTGCGGGGCGAGCGCGACTTTGTGCGCTTCGCCGGCCGGCGGGCCAAGGTGGTCTGCCGGGAGCCGGTGGCCGGGCAGAAGGCCCTGGAGGGGGTTCTGGCCGGCGTCCGGGAGGGCGCGCTTGTCCTGGCTACCGGCCAGGGCGAGGTGGCGATCCCGCTGGATTGCATCAGCCGATCCCGGCTGGTGGTGGAATGGTGA